The Pygocentrus nattereri isolate fPygNat1 chromosome 12, fPygNat1.pri, whole genome shotgun sequence genome includes the window cccccttttgccttaagaattgccttaattcttcatggcacacttttaacaaggtgttggaaacattcctcagcgattttggtccatattgacatgatagcattacgcagttgctgcagatttgtcggctgcacatctatgatgcgaatctcccgttccaccatatcccaaaggtgctctattggattgagatctggtgactgtggaggccactggagtacaGCGAACTCATTGTCAAgctcaagaaaccagtttgagatgacatgagctttgtgacatggtgcattatcctgctggaagtagccatcagaagatgggtacactgtggtcataaagggatggacatggtcaggaacaatactcaggtagccTGCAGCATTTATacgatgctcaattggtactaaggggcccaaagtgtgccaagaaaaaatcccccacaccattacaccaccagcctgaaccgttgatacaacgcaggatggatccatgctttgatgttgtttatgccaaattctgaccccaccatctgaatgttgcagctgaaatcgagactcctCAGACCAGGCAatatttttccaatcttctattgtccaatttcggtgaacccgtgcgaattgtagtctgttttctgttcttagCTGAAAGGAttggcacccggtgtggtcttctgctgctgtagcccatcttcttcaaggtttgatgtgttgtgtgttcagaggtggtattctgcattccttgattgtaacaagtggttatttgagttactgttgcctttctatcatctcgaaccagtctgccaaTTGtcttctgacctctcacatcaacaaggcattttcgtccacacaactgccgctcactggatattttctctttttcagacctttctctgtaaaccctagagatggttgtgcgtgaaaatcccagtagatcagcagtttctgaaatactcagaccagcccgtctggcccCAACAACCATGTCACgttcaaagtcatttaaatcccctttcttcccccgttctgatgctcggtctgcacttcagcaagttgtcttgaccacctctacatccctaaatgcactgagttgtggccatgtgattggctgattaactgtTTGTATTAACAAACAATTGAACAGgtaatacctaataaagtggccagtgagtgtatatgattaataaataaaggtaaaatGAGTCATGTGGTCACATGGATTGGTGGACTGTCAGTAATTGACCAGCAATgtggtttccatggcaacacaGTCTGAGCAAATGAGTTCAGAAAAGTTCAGCTTTTTGCAGAAAACAGCACTTTTATGGTTGAAACCCAGCAGTCCctttgtttaagaaaaatagcCGATCCCTTTTCAGTGGTGCAGTATGTCCAGGAAGAATTATTGAATGTTCATAACTAGAACAGATTAGCTTTCAGCACTCAGTACTCAGACTTAtacaaatatacagtactgtgaaaaagtcagagaccatcctttccattaattcatttccagtcaaacagttggaagttcatttttcaacatcataaaaaagcacaaagtgtgtgtgtgtatgtacgtgtatatgtgtatatatatatatatatatatatatatatatatatatatatatatatatatatatatatatatatatatatataatagaaaatTCAGTCTTTGAATGCTAAATATTAGAAtagcatttaatttaaaattttgcatgttcacttgttgcctttattgcagcttcaaTTTCTTGCTTTCTAGAAATCTGCAGAATCAGTCTTAGAAATCTGAGAAATCAGTTTTTCGTGATCCCAGTAGTCCTACATGCATTCAGGGATGTGGTGATGTGGGATGGTCAGCCAATTGTTcttagaacaccagcagctttttgtttactttgcagtttgcttttttttcttcccttcctCAGTAAAGCCACCTAATTTCAGGCCGCTAGCATCGAGTtgccttctcacagtagaatgatggacagaaacacctgtggatcttttcagatctgaagcaagagtggagctcttctcctctctcaatgATCAAAGcataaaatgctgtttatctgagggtGATGGAtatggtggtctaccagatcttgcatggttgttaggagtcctgttTTTCGTATAGCAGTTTTGGAACCATATtgttctttgactttctccgcTTGCTTATGCAGGTTGATTATCTTGTGTCTACACTTCCCAGAAATATCCCTGGGAAATGTAATACCATAtttaatagccattttgactggaatttaaataaattaagggtgctgtctgacttttgcacagtactgtacgaTGTGGTGCGGCAACCTCCGAGTTGTGAAAACTCAAGCAAGGCCATTACACACATTGTTTtggctctctctttttccttagGAACAGAAATGTTTCCTCTGTACGCTTTTATGAGAGAGAACTTCTTGCaaaaacagaggagaaaattTCTCTCACACTGTACTGTCTGACTGTTGCCTCCTGTATTATTAGCGCCTGCGTATGGAAAGCTCATTTGGCACTTTAAGAGGAACGCCAAATGTGGTGAACTTCAATACCAAAGCTGGAAATCCAAAGAAACCAATCAGATACACAAGTATAAGTAAGTTAATATGACTTTTTCAATTGATTCTTCGAGAACGTACATGTAAAAGTAGAGCTATTAGCCAATTAATGACTAAaaactaatgtttttttaatttccaaAGTGCATGATTTTCCTTTACTTCgacaaaacaaacatacagaacccttttcctcttttattCAGCACATTATATAGTACGTATGTATGAAACTGTGTTTCTTAAGACCGCTTATGTTTAGAAGCATTTATGTTTAATCTTTAATGCTGGGAGGAAGTCGTTTTTTATTAATGCTCATAAGTACTTTAATGTTCTGTCTGCTCTCTTCACCCTAGAGAAGGCAAAGCCCAAAACAATAATCGATATTGGCAAACTATTACTGCAAAGGGCCAATGACGCTACAGTGAATAAACAGTCAGTAATTGCAGATGCTGCTTTGAAAGCAGCCACACAGACAGCAAAGCTTGCTGCTTTGAGTGATTTGAGTGCTGCAGATGCTTCTACGCAAAAAGCTCCCTCTGCTCCAAGTTCTTCAGCTGCTGAATCAGTGACTCTTGTTGCTGCAGGGTTTGTGGATGCAACATCTAAGACTTCAGATGCTTTAAAACCACCAGTCCTGTCTAGCCCTTCTGTCAAAGGGGAACCTACAGCCACCAAGAAAATCCCTCCTGAAGAATCTGGCTCTTTGGGATTATCTCCACCATTTGGCACATCATTCAAAGCTACCAGAGGGGAAATGGAAGAAAGTCCTCAAAAAACTGCCCACAAAAACACAGGTACCTTTACAGCACCacctgaagctgtttctgaTGCTGACCCCATAGATGTTACATACTCTGAGGATGTTGATCCAGTCAGTGATTTCAATGACATAGAGGTTGCATCCAAAGAGCCTTCAGTTGGGGTCCTTTCAAACACGGACACGGTGACTGCTGAAATTGTTGGCTCTCAGTCTATCAGTGCAGCAGACATCCATGCCACCCCTGAGGTGTTGATTCCAGAAATTTCCCCTGCAGGATATAGTTCTACCAAAGCCACTCCAACTGCTGAAGGTGTAGAAATCATTCATGCCCTGGATGATGCGACATCTCCACTTTCACTTTCTTCTGAACATGTCCCATCAAAAGTAGAAGTTACCCAAACACAGATGCAAGATGTTAGACCACTGACTTCTGCGACTCCTGCTGATCTTGCCTGCTATGCATCTTCCTCAAAGATAATTTCTGAAGAAATTGCTCCTGAAATTACTCCCGAGGCAAAAGTTTCACCTCATGCTGTACTAGAGCATGCAATGACAGAACATGGGGTAGACTTTGACTCTGCAAAAGCGGTGTCCCCTGACTCCATTTCAAGAGTCATACCTGTAGGAAGGGCACATCAGCATAACACTGCTGAAATCCCTGGGGATTCCTCAAGTCGGGCTGAAGAGAGAGTTGCCATGGCAGGCAGGGTTCTGAACCTCACACCAGAGACGGTTTTTGAAGCTTCAGTGGCCCAGAGCCCTGAACCAGTGAAGGGAGAATTTGCAGAAGATGGACTAAAGACAGAAGGAGAGGAGGCAGTCAAGGAGTCTTTAGAGGGTACTTATCACTTTTTTCTGGTCTGTTATGTTTGAATCATACTTAGGCATGTGCCAGCATAAAAAATtgtcatgttaattaacctttTGTCACAGTTTAGGTTGTTATCACAATATTGcattaaaacacttttaaagactggattttcttttaaatagcAGTAGAGGTttgtgatatttacagtaaaatgcagCACAATTTGCAGTTAGGCTAGAGTTGAGAATCCTGCCATAGAACACTGACCTTAACCAAGAGCTTTGAAGCTGCTTCAATGTAAAATACactatgtttaaataaaatatttttgccatattctGTACTGTATCATATAATCCTCATCTACATGTCACGCCAGTGATTCTgtgactgttttgtttgttggcCCATTAGCAGTCT containing:
- the si:dkey-22n8.3 gene encoding endochitinase A isoform X1, with translation MAAPFLRLGRLSEQRLRMESSFGTLRGTPNVVNFNTKAGNPKKPIRYTSIKKAKPKTIIDIGKLLLQRANDATVNKQSVIADAALKAATQTAKLAALSDLSAADASTQKAPSAPSSSAAESVTLVAAGFVDATSKTSDALKPPVLSSPSVKGEPTATKKIPPEESGSLGLSPPFGTSFKATRGEMEESPQKTAHKNTGTFTAPPEAVSDADPIDVTYSEDVDPVSDFNDIEVASKEPSVGVLSNTDTVTAEIVGSQSISAADIHATPEVLIPEISPAGYSSTKATPTAEGVEIIHALDDATSPLSLSSEHVPSKVEVTQTQMQDVRPLTSATPADLACYASSSKIISEEIAPEITPEAKVSPHAVLEHAMTEHGVDFDSAKAVSPDSISRVIPVGRAHQHNTAEIPGDSSSRAEERVAMAGRVLNLTPETVFEASVAQSPEPVKGEFAEDGLKTEGEEAVKESLEAKLDPVKRLFLDKIREYSTKSKACNGLVDAGPEYERGFSEELTKLQRLYGNGDLTAFPEFKFPEPVLDEISSK
- the si:dkey-22n8.3 gene encoding endochitinase A isoform X3 gives rise to the protein MAAPFLRLGRLSEQRLRMESSFGTLRGTPNVVNFNTKAGNPKKPIRYTSIKKAKPKTIIDIGKLLLQRANDATVNKQSVIADAALKAATQTAKLAALSDLSAADASTQKAPSAPSSSAAESVTLVAAGFVDATSKTSDALKPPVLSSPSVKGEPTATKKIPPEESGSLGLSPPFGTSFKATRGEMEESPQKTAHKNTGYSSTKATPTAEGVEIIHALDDATSPLSLSSEHVPSKVEVTQTQMQDVRPLTSATPADLACYASSSKIISEEIAPEITPEAKVSPHAVLEHAMTEHGVDFDSAKAVSPDSISRVIPVGRAHQHNTAEIPGDSSSRAEERVAMAGRVLNLTPETVFEASVAQSPEPVKGEFAEDGLKTEGEEAVKESLEAKLDPVKRLFLDKIREYSTKSKACNGLVDAGPEYERGFSEELTKLQRLYGNGDLTAFPEFKFPEPVLDEISSK
- the si:dkey-22n8.3 gene encoding uncharacterized protein si:dkey-22n8.3 isoform X2; this encodes MAAPFLRLGRLSEQRLRMESSFGTLRGTPNVVNFNTKAGNPKKPIRYTSIRFVDATSKTSDALKPPVLSSPSVKGEPTATKKIPPEESGSLGLSPPFGTSFKATRGEMEESPQKTAHKNTGTFTAPPEAVSDADPIDVTYSEDVDPVSDFNDIEVASKEPSVGVLSNTDTVTAEIVGSQSISAADIHATPEVLIPEISPAGYSSTKATPTAEGVEIIHALDDATSPLSLSSEHVPSKVEVTQTQMQDVRPLTSATPADLACYASSSKIISEEIAPEITPEAKVSPHAVLEHAMTEHGVDFDSAKAVSPDSISRVIPVGRAHQHNTAEIPGDSSSRAEERVAMAGRVLNLTPETVFEASVAQSPEPVKGEFAEDGLKTEGEEAVKESLEAKLDPVKRLFLDKIREYSTKSKACNGLVDAGPEYERGFSEELTKLQRLYGNGDLTAFPEFKFPEPVLDEISSK